GGGATGCTCGTACTGACACTCACAGCAGCAATCTCAAACCTCCACCCTCCCTCCTGTGGCACTACAGACACATGCGTTGCCCCAACTGCATGGCAAATGGCTTTCCTACTGAGTGCCTTCGTCCTACTGGTGATTGGCGCAAGCGGTATCCGCCCGTGCAACCTGGCCTTCGGAGCGGACCAGTTCAACCCCAACACAGAGTCGGGGAAGAGGGGAATCACTAGCTTCTTCAACTGGTACTACTTCACCTTCACGTTCGCGATGATGGTTTCCCTGACGGTGATCGTCTACGTGCAGACAGACAAGAGCTGGGCCTGGGGATTGGCCATCCCGACGTTCCTCATGTTCTTgtcctgcttcttcttcttcgttggAACGAGGATTTACGTCATGGTGATTCCCGCGGGGAGCCCCGTGACGAGTGTGCTGCAGGTTTTAGTTTCCGCAGTCAAGAAGAGAAAGGCGGCGTTGCCGGAACAGCCGTCGGTATCCCTTTGTAACCACATTCCTCCTAATTCCATCAGCTCGAGGCTCGCTTACACGAAGCAATTCAGGTATCAAACTCTGCTTGCTGATGTGAGAAAACCAACTTCACCCTACGCCACAAGCTCTTTTGATTTTGAACCAGATTTCACTCACTAGCTAATAAAAAATGTTGACGACTCACAGATTCCTCAACAAAGCAGCGATCATCACCCCTGAAGACCAAATCAAGCCCGACGGTTCAGCCGCAAATCCATGGAGACTCTGCAGTATCCAGCAAGTGGAAGAACTGAAATGCCTGTTGAGAATCACACCCATATGGGCGGCAGGGATCATCTACTACGTCTCCGTAGTCCAGCAGCAAACCTACGTAGTCTTCCAGGCCATTCAGTCCGACAGGCGTCTGGGCAACACCAGTTTCCGGATCCCACCGGCGTCCTACATTGTCTTCAGCATGTTAACCCTCACTATATGGATCCCTATCTACGACAGAATCATAGTGCCAACTCTCCGAAAgctaaccaaaaaagaagacgGAATCACAATCCTCCAAAAAATTGGCATTGGAATGGGCGTCGCGATAGCCACTATGGTCGTATCGGCCATAGTAGAAACGCATAGGAGGGATTTAGCTCTTACTAGGCCAACATTAGGGTCTGTACCGAGAAAAGGTGCGATTTCTTCCATGTCGGGGTACTGGCTAGTCCCTCAGTTGGCACTAGCGGGACTTTCTGAAGGGTTCGCGATTATTGGACAAATCGAGTTTTTCTACAAGCAGTTCCCGGAAAACATGAGGAGTATCGCGGGGTCTTGCTTGTTTTGCGGGATGGCGTTGGCGAGTTATTTGAGCAGCTTCTTGGTGTCGACGGTGCACGGCATAACGGAGGGAGATGCGAGAGGGAATTGGTTGGCAGAAGATCTTAACAAGGGGAGATTGGACTACTTTTACTATCTAATCGCTGCACTAGAGTTCTTGAACTTGGTCTACTTCCTTTTGTGTGCAAAGTGGTACAAGTACaaaggagccaatgccaaaacCCTTGACTTTCCCCTTGAGACAATGCAGTCCGATAACCCTCCGGTTTGATACACAAAACGAGTCGagcttctttgttttgttttacttAGAAAGCGAATGCATGTCCTACGTATTACGAATACACACCACGGAAATCCATAAATATGTAACGGAACAtctttagtttataaaaaaagttGATCTTTCCATTCTTTCGAATCGTCGAGAGGGGCCTAAGGGGAAGGCTATGGGTCGCCctcttgattttttatttttttccttttctttagaaaaaaaaatgagatagtGTCATAGTGATAAAAATTTGCTTGCACTTGTCAATCATAGGTTTGTGTTCATGGGAATGACCCTTCACTGTATCTTGTTGGATTAGCCAACTTGCTGTGTTTCCTCGGCTTTGTCTTTCCTGATTTACAAGACATAACAAAAGGAAAACTCACTTCTTCCCAAGCTAGCCTCCTATTTATGAGGGAGGTTCCATTGGCTACATAATCAATTGATGCAGCACAGCCTCATTTAACAAAATTATTTGGAAGAAGAGAACACAAACTTTTTGTCGTCATTTATGAAATTAATTATGAATCATGATGAAAGGAACaagaaatatataaaaatgTGAACCAAAGTTTTAAAAAGGTTCAGATAGAACAAtattaaggacaaaataaaagttattttctttagtgaccctccttttctttttatctttttttttttttttttactttttaccctCCTCTCGTTGAAATGAATGATTAATGCAAAAATTAACGGGAATCTaagaaaaattcagaaaagacataaattttttcttggaaGAATGTGGAACTTCTATATATTGTTACATAACCTATGTTTTCTTAATTGATATTTAACTTGTTCAttttaaatatttaatataAAGATAAATGCAAAAAGTTAAAACATTAagtcttatatttttttttatcactattAATTTTTATGTTCTGAAATACAATCTTAATTTTTGGTATCTATTTGATTATTCCAATTAAGATTAAAgcaaaaagttcaaattttgaacgaaagataaaaaagaaagaaagtattCCAATAAAATTTGATTACCCAAATAAAATATAAGCCTCAACATTAAAGAGTGCCTTAGACTATAGtaggagtttaaaaaaaaaaagtaaagtggGTTGCTTGAGTATTGAACCCTTGACCGGTCCTTACAGGTAAAGAATGGAAGCCTTTCCAATAGGCCAGAAAGCCATATAGTTATAATATTGTTAAATTTAATATCTATTATAAAACTATAgctcgaattttttttatggttgcAA
This DNA window, taken from Rhododendron vialii isolate Sample 1 chromosome 8a, ASM3025357v1, encodes the following:
- the LOC131336483 gene encoding protein NRT1/ PTR FAMILY 2.11-like, translating into MEEAKEVSKSDEPKYRGVKAMPFVIGNETFEKLGTLGTSSNLLVYLTNVFHMNSVTATNFVNVFNGTCNFGTLLGAFLSDTYFGRYKTLGFASISSSLGMLVLTLTAAISNLHPPSCGTTDTCVAPTAWQMAFLLSAFVLLVIGASGIRPCNLAFGADQFNPNTESGKRGITSFFNWYYFTFTFAMMVSLTVIVYVQTDKSWAWGLAIPTFLMFLSCFFFFVGTRIYVMVIPAGSPVTSVLQVLVSAVKKRKAALPEQPSVSLCNHIPPNSISSRLAYTKQFRFLNKAAIITPEDQIKPDGSAANPWRLCSIQQVEELKCLLRITPIWAAGIIYYVSVVQQQTYVVFQAIQSDRRLGNTSFRIPPASYIVFSMLTLTIWIPIYDRIIVPTLRKLTKKEDGITILQKIGIGMGVAIATMVVSAIVETHRRDLALTRPTLGSVPRKGAISSMSGYWLVPQLALAGLSEGFAIIGQIEFFYKQFPENMRSIAGSCLFCGMALASYLSSFLVSTVHGITEGDARGNWLAEDLNKGRLDYFYYLIAALEFLNLVYFLLCAKWYKYKGANAKTLDFPLETMQSDNPPV